In Pelosinus sp. IPA-1, a single window of DNA contains:
- a CDS encoding sigma-54-dependent transcriptional regulator has protein sequence MKRIEKIYCYLDENTQKFSMEELLQDNGFETGEISEQLNILRNNVSKELHELLRLDKIIKIKGRPVKFLHKTCVEKILNIEIKEKSIEVGSIKELLFKRESEDPFQNLIGAEKSLKNQVEQAKAAIIYPPVGLHTLIFGQTGVGKTLFAKMMYNYGKYIKKFTDKSPFIIFNCADYYNNPQLLLAHIFGYIKGAFTGADHEKEGLVEKAHGGILFLDEIHRLPPEGQEMIFYFMDTGTYNKLGETERKRKASILIIGATTEDPSSHMLKTFMRRIPIIISIPPLQERTVEEKIDIIKYLFVNEAHRVNKSIKISTEVVKALIGSVSYGNIGQLKSNIQLTCAKGFLNNINNGKEYIELDFKMLSSNIKSGLFEFGRDYKDFKEVSSILEAPLLISPDGYKVMIEDAEELPFNLYKLIEDKISLLKEEGMDDNDINKFIITDLNIKFKIFYNKFNKNKEHKERISKIIDKEILEFAEQMKDLAETDLTRKYSDRFVYALSFHLSAFFKRMKEKKYDTNKYTYHSIQDNDEEYKVALKITAIMSQTFQVEVPEVEITYIAILLKSVEEETQEQVGIIVAAHGSNTASSMLSAVRGLLGDVSSVGAVDMPLDVSPKEILEVMIEKVKSINKGKGVLLLVDMGSLFNFEATIVEKTGVKVKTIDMVSTPLLLEAVRKSSILGMELEDIFNSLREFRGYNNELNGEKSFSDKVIITVCTSGKGTAVKLKEIVENVLLNLTQENIDVIPVEVRELDKKIKTLQKKYDILAVVGVKKPKDNIPFIPLEKLIDGNGEKILREIIVGNQFMVLPEKESVVIKDLCEDNLKQFLTYLNPHKIIGILLNFVDELEKELHIAFDNSMKIRIILHVGYALERIVANDGLKCEADKEPISTELVRSVDSTCEIFKKAVNISLTEDEKYYICKMLSSAET, from the coding sequence ATGAAGAGAATTGAAAAAATTTATTGCTATTTAGATGAAAACACACAAAAATTTTCAATGGAAGAACTGTTACAAGATAATGGATTTGAAACAGGTGAGATATCTGAACAACTCAATATCTTAAGAAATAATGTCAGCAAAGAACTTCATGAATTATTAAGATTGGATAAAATTATAAAAATAAAGGGCAGGCCCGTAAAATTTCTACATAAAACTTGTGTTGAAAAAATATTAAATATTGAAATCAAAGAGAAATCAATAGAAGTAGGAAGTATCAAAGAGCTTCTTTTTAAAAGGGAAAGCGAAGATCCTTTCCAAAATTTGATAGGGGCAGAAAAGAGTTTAAAGAATCAAGTCGAACAGGCAAAAGCTGCTATTATATATCCACCCGTAGGATTACATACATTAATTTTTGGACAGACAGGGGTAGGAAAAACTTTATTTGCAAAAATGATGTATAACTATGGTAAATATATAAAAAAATTTACTGACAAATCGCCATTTATAATTTTTAACTGTGCGGACTATTATAATAATCCTCAATTATTATTAGCCCATATCTTTGGCTATATAAAAGGTGCTTTTACAGGTGCTGATCATGAAAAAGAAGGGCTGGTTGAGAAGGCTCATGGAGGAATATTATTTCTAGATGAAATACATAGGTTGCCTCCAGAAGGGCAAGAAATGATATTTTATTTCATGGATACAGGCACATATAATAAACTAGGGGAAACAGAACGAAAACGCAAAGCTAGTATATTAATTATAGGAGCCACTACTGAGGATCCTAGTTCACATATGCTTAAAACTTTTATGCGACGGATACCGATTATCATCAGTATCCCACCATTGCAAGAGCGAACAGTTGAGGAAAAAATAGATATCATTAAGTACTTATTTGTTAATGAAGCACATCGAGTAAATAAAAGTATAAAAATATCGACTGAAGTAGTGAAAGCGTTGATTGGCAGTGTTTCTTACGGAAATATTGGTCAACTAAAATCCAATATTCAGCTTACGTGTGCCAAAGGTTTTTTAAATAATATAAATAATGGCAAAGAATACATAGAGTTAGATTTTAAAATGCTTTCTTCGAATATAAAAAGTGGATTGTTTGAATTTGGCAGAGATTATAAGGATTTTAAAGAAGTTAGTAGTATTTTAGAAGCTCCATTATTAATAAGTCCTGATGGCTATAAAGTAATGATAGAAGATGCAGAGGAACTACCTTTTAATTTATATAAGCTTATAGAAGACAAAATAAGCTTATTAAAAGAAGAAGGAATGGATGATAATGATATTAATAAATTTATCATTACTGATTTAAATATCAAATTCAAAATATTTTATAATAAATTTAATAAAAATAAGGAACATAAAGAGCGAATTTCAAAGATAATAGATAAAGAAATTTTGGAATTCGCAGAACAAATGAAGGATCTAGCTGAAACTGATTTAACAAGAAAATATAGTGATCGATTTGTTTATGCGTTAAGCTTTCATTTAAGTGCCTTTTTCAAACGAATGAAAGAAAAAAAATATGATACGAATAAATATACATATCATTCGATCCAGGATAATGATGAAGAATATAAGGTTGCCTTGAAAATAACGGCTATCATGAGCCAAACTTTTCAAGTTGAAGTGCCAGAGGTGGAAATTACCTACATCGCGATTTTATTAAAATCAGTCGAAGAAGAAACACAAGAGCAGGTTGGTATTATTGTTGCAGCCCATGGGAGTAACACAGCTAGTAGTATGCTTAGTGCTGTGCGAGGTTTATTGGGTGATGTTTCCTCCGTAGGTGCAGTTGATATGCCATTAGATGTAAGTCCTAAAGAAATATTAGAAGTTATGATTGAAAAGGTAAAAAGCATAAATAAAGGAAAAGGTGTGCTACTACTTGTTGATATGGGATCTTTGTTTAATTTTGAAGCAACTATTGTAGAAAAGACAGGAGTTAAAGTCAAGACCATTGATATGGTTTCTACGCCTTTACTGCTTGAGGCAGTAAGAAAATCAAGTATTCTTGGTATGGAACTTGAGGATATATTTAATTCACTTAGGGAATTTAGAGGCTACAATAATGAATTAAATGGAGAAAAAAGTTTTAGCGACAAAGTGATTATCACGGTATGTACTTCTGGAAAAGGGACAGCTGTTAAGCTAAAAGAAATTGTGGAAAATGTATTATTAAATTTAACACAAGAAAATATTGATGTTATACCTGTAGAAGTCAGAGAATTGGATAAAAAAATTAAGACGTTGCAAAAAAAATATGATATTTTAGCAGTGGTTGGTGTGAAAAAACCAAAAGACAATATTCCTTTTATCCCCCTAGAAAAGCTCATTGATGGTAATGGTGAAAAGATACTAAGAGAAATCATTGTGGGCAATCAGTTTATGGTGTTACCAGAAAAAGAAAGTGTTGTCATTAAAGATTTATGTGAAGATAATTTAAAACAATTCCTTACCTATCTAAATCCTCACAAAATCATTGGGATATTGTTAAACTTTGTAGATGAATTAGAAAAAGAACTACATATAGCCTTTGATAATTCAATGAAAATTAGAATCATTCTTCATGTAGGTTATGCACTTGAGAGAATAGTAGCTAATGATGGGTTAAAGTGTGAGGCAGATAAAGAACCTATCAGTACAGAACTTGTTCGTTCGGTAGATAGCACATGTGAAATTTTTAAGAAAGCAGTCAACATATCATTGACTGAGGATGAAAAATATTATATTTGCAAAATGTTAAGCTCCGCGGAAACCTAA